Proteins encoded in a region of the Sphingomonas sp. OV641 genome:
- the rpmD gene encoding 50S ribosomal protein L30, translated as MATIKVKQTGSPIRRTKDQRATLIGLGLNKMHRVAELEDSPEVRGMIRKVQHMVEVQD; from the coding sequence ATGGCAACCATCAAGGTCAAGCAGACCGGATCGCCGATCCGTCGTACCAAGGATCAGCGCGCGACGCTGATCGGCCTGGGCCTCAACAAGATGCACCGGGTTGCGGAGCTCGAGGATTCCCCCGAGGTTCGTGGCATGATCCGGAAGGTGCAGCACATGGTCGAGGTTCAGGACTGA
- the rpsM gene encoding 30S ribosomal protein S13, producing the protein MARIAGVNIPTNKRVLIALQYIHGIGPAKAKELTEKLSIAPERRVQDLTDQEVLQIREAIDAGYTVEGDLRRETAMNIKRLMDLACYRGLRHRKGLPVRGQRTHTNARTRKGKAKPIAGKKK; encoded by the coding sequence ATGGCACGTATCGCGGGTGTCAACATCCCGACCAACAAGCGCGTCCTGATTGCGCTGCAGTACATTCACGGCATTGGCCCGGCAAAGGCCAAGGAACTCACCGAAAAGCTTTCGATCGCGCCGGAGCGCCGCGTGCAGGACCTGACCGATCAGGAAGTGCTGCAGATTCGTGAAGCCATCGACGCCGGCTACACCGTTGAGGGTGACCTGCGTCGCGAAACCGCGATGAACATCAAGCGTCTGATGGACCTCGCTTGCTATCGTGGCCTGCGCCACCGCAAGGGCCTGCCGGTCCGCGGCCAGCGCACGCACACCAACGCGCGCACCCGCAAGGGCAAGGCGAAGCCGATCGCAGGCAAGAAGAAGTAA
- the guaA gene encoding glutamine-hydrolyzing GMP synthase, giving the protein MEHSDSILIIDFGSQVTQLIARRVREAGVYSEIAPFQSAAEAFERMQPKGVILSGGPASVVDEGSPRAPQAVFDSGVPLLGICYGQQVMNTQLGGRVEKGYSGEFGEAFVQVDTACGLFDGLWREGERHQVWMSHGDHVADLAPGFAPVASSAGAPFAITADEQRRYYGMQFHPEVVHTPDGAKLIKNFARHVCGLTGDWTMAEFRETKIAEIRAQVGKGRVICGLSGGVDSAVAAVLIHEAIGDQLTCVFVDHGLMRSGEAEQVVSLFRGHYNIPLVHVNAETLFLSGLAGVTDPEAKRKFIGKTFIEVFEDEARKIGGAEFLAQGTLYPDVIESVSFTGGPSVTIKSHHNVGGLPERMNMKLVEPLRELFKDEVRELGRELGLPDVFVGRHPFPGPGLAIRIPGEVTRERCDILRKADAIYLEEIRNAGLYDAIWQAFAVLLPVRSVGVMGDGRTYDSVLALRAVTSTDGMTAQAFEFPGGFLPRVATRIVNEVKGINRVTYDYTSKPPGTIEWE; this is encoded by the coding sequence ATGGAACACTCCGACAGCATCCTCATCATCGACTTTGGCAGCCAGGTCACGCAGCTGATCGCCCGGCGCGTGCGCGAAGCAGGCGTGTACAGCGAGATCGCGCCGTTCCAGTCCGCCGCCGAGGCCTTCGAGCGGATGCAGCCAAAAGGCGTGATTCTCTCCGGCGGCCCAGCTTCGGTAGTTGACGAAGGAAGCCCGCGCGCGCCGCAGGCGGTGTTCGACAGCGGTGTGCCTCTGCTCGGCATCTGTTACGGCCAGCAGGTGATGAACACTCAGCTCGGCGGACGGGTTGAGAAGGGTTATTCCGGCGAGTTCGGTGAAGCGTTCGTCCAGGTGGATACGGCCTGCGGCTTGTTCGACGGCCTGTGGCGCGAAGGTGAACGGCACCAGGTGTGGATGAGCCACGGGGATCATGTGGCCGATCTGGCGCCCGGTTTCGCTCCCGTTGCATCCTCGGCGGGCGCGCCCTTTGCCATCACGGCCGATGAGCAGCGTCGGTATTATGGCATGCAGTTCCATCCTGAGGTGGTCCACACGCCGGACGGCGCGAAGCTGATCAAGAACTTCGCGCGCCATGTCTGCGGCCTGACCGGTGACTGGACCATGGCGGAGTTCCGCGAGACCAAGATCGCCGAGATCCGCGCGCAGGTCGGCAAGGGCAGGGTGATCTGCGGCTTGTCCGGCGGGGTCGACTCGGCCGTGGCCGCGGTGCTGATCCATGAGGCGATCGGCGATCAGCTGACTTGCGTATTTGTCGATCACGGCCTGATGCGCAGTGGTGAGGCCGAGCAGGTCGTCAGCCTCTTCCGCGGTCATTACAACATTCCGCTGGTCCACGTGAACGCCGAGACGTTGTTCCTGAGCGGCCTCGCCGGCGTGACCGATCCCGAGGCCAAGCGGAAGTTCATCGGCAAGACATTCATCGAAGTGTTCGAGGACGAAGCGCGCAAGATCGGTGGTGCAGAGTTCCTCGCGCAGGGGACGCTTTACCCGGATGTGATCGAAAGCGTCAGCTTCACCGGCGGGCCTTCGGTGACGATCAAGAGCCACCACAATGTGGGCGGGCTGCCCGAGCGCATGAACATGAAGCTCGTCGAGCCGCTGCGCGAGCTGTTCAAGGATGAGGTCCGCGAACTCGGACGCGAGCTCGGCCTGCCCGATGTTTTCGTTGGCCGCCATCCGTTCCCCGGGCCCGGCCTTGCGATCCGCATTCCCGGCGAGGTGACGCGCGAACGCTGCGACATTCTCCGCAAGGCGGACGCGATCTATCTCGAAGAGATCCGCAACGCCGGCCTGTACGATGCCATCTGGCAGGCCTTCGCCGTGCTGCTCCCCGTTCGGTCGGTCGGCGTGATGGGCGACGGCCGGACCTATGACAGCGTGCTGGCGTTGCGGGCCGTGACATCGACGGACGGCATGACGGCGCAGGCGTTTGAGTTTCCCGGTGGTTTCCTGCCGCGGGTGGCGACGCGCATCGTCAACGAGGTCAAGGGCATCAACCGCGTGACCTACGATTATACGTCCAAGCCGCCGGGCACGATCGAGTGGGAATGA
- the rplQ gene encoding 50S ribosomal protein L17 — translation MRHRVGGRKLQRTSAHRAALFRNMSAALIKHEQITTTLAKAKELRPYIEKLITLGKKGGLSNRRLAHARLLDDAQLVKLFDVLAPRYADRNGGYTRVIKAGIRASDASPMAIIEFVDRDVSAKGQDSGPVMNDEDFDEAA, via the coding sequence ATGCGCCATCGTGTAGGCGGTCGTAAGCTTCAGCGTACTTCCGCGCATCGCGCCGCCCTGTTCCGCAACATGTCGGCCGCGCTCATCAAGCATGAGCAGATCACCACCACGCTCGCCAAGGCGAAGGAGCTTCGCCCGTACATCGAGAAGCTGATTACTTTGGGCAAGAAGGGCGGCCTGTCGAACCGCCGTCTCGCCCATGCCCGTCTGCTTGACGATGCACAGCTGGTGAAGCTGTTCGACGTGCTGGCGCCGCGCTACGCCGATCGCAACGGTGGTTACACCCGCGTCATCAAGGCCGGCATCCGCGCGTCGGACGCGTCGCCGATGGCGATCATCGAGTTCGTGGATCGCGACGTGTCCGCCAAGGGCCAGGACTCCGGTCCGGTAATGAACGACGAGGATTTCGACGAAGCCGCCTGA
- the rplF gene encoding 50S ribosomal protein L6, whose translation MSRIGKKAVPVPAGVTATVSGNQLSVKGPKGALSLTMSDLITYDIQSDGISVQPANDSKQARSFWGMQRTLVQNLVTGVTEGFTKKLVITGVGYRASAQGRKLKLQLGYSHDVDIDVPEGIEVKTPDQTTVEISGADKQKVGQLAAEIRRWRKPEPYKGKGIKYDGEFIFRKEGKKK comes from the coding sequence ATGAGCCGCATTGGTAAAAAGGCGGTTCCGGTTCCGGCTGGCGTCACCGCCACCGTTTCTGGCAACCAGCTGTCGGTGAAGGGGCCCAAGGGCGCCCTTTCGCTGACCATGTCGGACCTGATCACCTACGACATCCAGTCCGATGGTATTTCGGTTCAGCCGGCGAACGACTCCAAGCAGGCGCGCTCCTTCTGGGGCATGCAGCGCACGCTGGTGCAGAACCTGGTTACCGGCGTGACCGAGGGCTTCACCAAGAAGCTGGTCATCACCGGCGTCGGCTATCGCGCCTCGGCGCAGGGCCGGAAGCTGAAGCTTCAGCTCGGCTACAGCCACGATGTAGACATCGACGTGCCGGAAGGCATCGAGGTGAAGACCCCGGATCAGACCACGGTCGAGATCTCGGGCGCCGACAAGCAGAAGGTGGGCCAGCTGGCCGCCGAGATCCGCCGCTGGCGCAAGCCCGAGCCGTACAAGGGTAAGGGCATCAAGTACGACGGCGAGTTCATCTTCCGTAAGGAAGGAAAGAAGAAGTGA
- a CDS encoding DNA-directed RNA polymerase subunit alpha, with protein sequence MSVNAKNWQELKKPNALEKKGGDGKRKATFVAEPLERGFGLTLGNALRRVLLSSLQGAAVTSIKIENVLHEFSSLAGVREDVTDIVLNVKQIALKMQGEGPKRLQLSATGPAEVKAGDIAVSGDIEVMNPELVICHLDEGATFNMELTADTGKGYVPATVNRPADAPIGLIPVDALYSPVRQVSYKVDPTRVGQDLDYDKLTLTVETDGTVTPEDALGYAGRILQDQLALFVHFDDSAVTRSAPVGVAAPAAGAEPASDTQQINRYLLKKVDELELSVRSANCLKNDNIIYIGDLVGKTEAEMLRTPNFGRKSLNEIKEVLSSMGLRLGMEIPGWPPENIEEMAKKLEQEIMG encoded by the coding sequence TTGTCCGTCAACGCAAAGAACTGGCAGGAACTTAAGAAGCCCAACGCGCTCGAGAAGAAGGGCGGCGATGGCAAGCGCAAGGCGACCTTCGTTGCCGAGCCGCTGGAGCGTGGCTTTGGCCTGACGCTCGGCAACGCGCTGCGTCGCGTGCTGCTGTCGAGCCTGCAGGGCGCGGCCGTCACGTCGATCAAGATCGAGAACGTGCTGCACGAGTTCTCGAGCCTGGCGGGTGTTCGCGAGGACGTCACCGACATCGTCCTGAACGTGAAGCAGATTGCGCTCAAGATGCAGGGCGAGGGCCCGAAGCGTCTGCAGCTGTCGGCTACTGGCCCGGCAGAGGTGAAGGCTGGCGATATCGCAGTCTCTGGCGACATCGAAGTGATGAACCCGGAGCTGGTGATCTGCCACCTCGACGAGGGCGCGACGTTCAACATGGAACTGACCGCCGACACCGGCAAGGGTTATGTGCCCGCGACGGTGAACCGTCCGGCAGACGCACCGATCGGCCTCATCCCGGTCGACGCACTGTATTCGCCGGTGCGCCAGGTCAGCTACAAGGTCGATCCGACCCGCGTTGGCCAGGACCTCGACTATGACAAGCTGACGCTGACGGTCGAGACCGACGGCACAGTGACGCCGGAAGACGCGCTTGGCTATGCCGGCCGCATTCTTCAGGACCAGCTGGCGCTGTTCGTGCACTTCGACGACTCGGCCGTCACGCGCTCTGCGCCGGTTGGCGTTGCTGCTCCCGCGGCAGGAGCCGAGCCGGCGAGCGACACGCAGCAGATCAATCGTTACCTGCTCAAGAAGGTTGACGAGCTGGAGCTGTCGGTCCGTTCGGCGAACTGCCTCAAGAACGACAACATCATCTATATCGGCGATCTTGTCGGCAAGACCGAGGCCGAGATGCTGCGTACACCGAACTTCGGCCGCAAGTCCTTGAACGAAATCAAGGAAGTGCTGTCTTCGATGGGGCTGCGGCTGGGGATGGAAATCCCGGGCTGGCCGCCGGAAAACATCGAGGAAATGGCCAAGAAGCTCGAGCAGGAAATCATGGGCTGA
- the rpsN gene encoding 30S ribosomal protein S14 translates to MAKLSSVNKNERRKKLVKQYAGKYAKLKAQANDKSLDETERLIARLKMAELPRNANPTRVRNRCEITGRPRAYYRKFRLARVMLRDLANKGLIPGLTKSSW, encoded by the coding sequence ATGGCGAAACTGAGTTCCGTGAACAAGAACGAGCGTCGCAAGAAGCTCGTGAAGCAATATGCCGGCAAGTATGCGAAGCTGAAGGCGCAGGCGAACGACAAGTCGCTGGATGAGACCGAGCGTCTCATCGCGCGGCTCAAGATGGCCGAGCTGCCCCGCAACGCGAACCCGACCCGCGTCCGCAACCGTTGCGAGATCACCGGTCGTCCGCGCGCTTACTACCGCAAGTTCCGCCTCGCCCGCGTGATGCTGCGTGATCTGGCCAACAAGGGCCTGATCCCGGGTCTGACGAAGTCGAGCTGGTAA
- a CDS encoding adenylate kinase yields MNIILLGPPGAGKGTQSERLVAERGMVQLSTGDMLRAAVKAGTPVGLQAKAVMDAGELVSDAIVSALIGENLDRLVQGEGAIFDGYPRTAAQADALDLLLEERSRTLDHVIELAVDEDALVERIVGRFTCANCGAGYHDTFKQPKVADTCDICGAHEFKRRPDDNEETVRTRMAEYRAKTAPILPIYEARGLVRRVDGMADIAEVTRSIEAILDGR; encoded by the coding sequence GTGAACATCATTCTTCTGGGGCCGCCGGGGGCGGGCAAGGGGACTCAGTCCGAACGGTTGGTCGCGGAGCGCGGCATGGTTCAGCTGTCGACCGGGGACATGTTGCGGGCTGCGGTGAAGGCCGGCACACCGGTCGGTCTCCAGGCGAAGGCCGTCATGGATGCGGGCGAGCTCGTCTCCGACGCGATCGTCTCGGCGTTGATCGGGGAGAATCTCGATCGCCTGGTGCAGGGTGAAGGCGCGATCTTCGATGGCTATCCGCGCACGGCAGCGCAGGCCGATGCGCTTGACCTTCTGCTCGAGGAGCGGTCCCGTACGCTCGACCATGTGATCGAGCTCGCCGTCGATGAAGATGCGCTGGTGGAGCGGATTGTTGGTCGTTTCACCTGCGCCAATTGCGGCGCGGGCTATCACGACACGTTCAAGCAGCCGAAGGTCGCGGACACTTGCGACATATGTGGCGCGCATGAGTTCAAGCGTCGCCCCGACGACAATGAGGAAACGGTCCGCACCCGCATGGCGGAATATCGCGCCAAGACCGCGCCGATTCTGCCGATCTACGAGGCGCGCGGGCTGGTGCGCCGCGTCGACGGCATGGCGGACATCGCCGAAGTGACCCGGTCGATCGAGGCGATCCTCGACGGTAGATAA
- the secY gene encoding preprotein translocase subunit SecY, whose product MASAADQMAQNLSLAKFAQATDLKKRLWFTIGALIVFRLLSYVPLPGIDPTGLAALAQQTKGGVLDFFNTFSGGALERASLIALGVMPYITASIVVQLATSLSPQLAAIKKEGESGRKKLNQYTRYGTVLLTAIQGYVIATGLEAGGAVVEPGMLFRVAAVISLIGGTMFLMWIGEQITSRGIGNGISLIIMAGIVAHLPTTLVNLLEGGRTGSMSPAVVIAIILAVVGLILFICFMERAQRRILIQYPKRQTARGVQADRSHLPLKINTAGVIPPIFASSLLLLPLTITQFAGNRVSGESWWGDTIISLNQWLQHGSPLYMLLYGAGIIFFSFFYTAVVFNPEETAENLKRYGGFIPGIRPGKNTEQYFDYVLTRITVIGAAYLAVICLLPEYLVSALSIPFYLGGTSLLIVVNVTMDTVTQIQSHLLAHQYGDLIKKAKLKGGRLR is encoded by the coding sequence ATGGCATCCGCAGCCGACCAGATGGCGCAAAATCTCAGCCTCGCGAAGTTCGCGCAGGCCACCGATCTCAAGAAGAGGCTGTGGTTCACGATCGGTGCGCTGATCGTCTTCCGTCTGCTCAGCTACGTGCCGTTGCCCGGCATTGACCCGACCGGGCTTGCCGCGCTGGCGCAGCAGACCAAGGGCGGCGTGCTTGATTTCTTCAACACCTTCTCGGGCGGCGCGCTGGAGCGTGCCTCGCTGATCGCGCTCGGCGTGATGCCGTACATCACGGCGTCGATCGTCGTGCAGCTCGCGACCTCGCTGTCGCCGCAGCTCGCCGCGATTAAGAAGGAAGGCGAGAGCGGGCGCAAGAAGCTGAACCAGTACACGCGCTACGGCACGGTGCTGCTGACGGCGATCCAGGGTTATGTGATTGCGACCGGCCTTGAGGCTGGGGGCGCGGTTGTCGAGCCAGGCATGCTGTTCCGCGTTGCTGCGGTGATCTCGCTGATCGGCGGCACCATGTTCCTGATGTGGATCGGTGAGCAGATCACCAGCCGCGGGATCGGCAACGGCATTTCGCTGATCATCATGGCCGGCATCGTTGCGCACCTGCCCACGACGCTCGTCAACCTCCTCGAAGGTGGCCGCACCGGCTCGATGAGCCCGGCGGTGGTGATCGCGATCATCCTGGCGGTGGTCGGTCTGATCCTCTTCATCTGCTTCATGGAGCGCGCGCAGCGCCGCATCCTGATCCAATATCCCAAGCGTCAGACCGCGCGCGGGGTGCAGGCGGACCGGAGCCACCTGCCGCTGAAGATCAACACGGCCGGCGTGATCCCGCCGATCTTCGCCTCCTCGCTGTTGCTGCTTCCGCTGACGATCACGCAGTTCGCCGGCAATCGCGTGTCGGGCGAGAGCTGGTGGGGCGATACGATCATCTCGCTCAATCAGTGGCTCCAGCACGGCAGCCCGCTGTACATGCTGCTCTACGGTGCCGGCATCATCTTCTTCTCGTTCTTCTACACCGCGGTCGTGTTCAACCCGGAAGAGACCGCGGAGAATCTGAAGCGCTACGGCGGGTTCATCCCGGGCATCCGTCCGGGCAAGAACACCGAGCAGTATTTCGATTACGTCCTCACCCGTATCACGGTGATCGGCGCGGCCTATCTGGCGGTGATCTGTCTACTGCCGGAATATCTGGTGTCGGCGCTGTCCATCCCGTTCTATCTCGGCGGGACGAGCCTGCTGATCGTCGTGAACGTCACCATGGACACGGTCACGCAGATCCAGTCGCATCTGCTGGCGCATCAATATGGCGATCTCATCAAGAAGGCGAAACTGAAGGGTGGCCGGCTGCGCTGA
- the rplO gene encoding 50S ribosomal protein L15, whose product MKLNELRDNEGARHRKIRVGRGIGSGKGKTGGRGQKGQKSREGVSIAGFEGGQMPLHMRLPKRGFNNIFAKDYAEVNLVAIQKAVDSGKLTATDVDHAALKAAGLARGGKNGVRVLGKGELTAKLNFTVAGVSASAREAIEKAGGSVSVIEVVPAAEKAAAKKGKAREARLADKAAKQGK is encoded by the coding sequence ATGAAACTGAACGAACTGCGGGACAACGAAGGCGCCCGTCATCGCAAGATCCGCGTCGGTCGCGGTATCGGCTCTGGCAAGGGCAAGACCGGTGGTCGCGGCCAGAAGGGCCAGAAGAGCCGTGAGGGCGTGTCCATCGCGGGCTTCGAGGGTGGCCAGATGCCGCTTCACATGCGCCTGCCGAAGCGTGGCTTCAACAACATCTTCGCCAAGGACTACGCCGAGGTGAACCTCGTCGCGATCCAGAAGGCTGTCGATTCGGGCAAGCTGACGGCAACGGACGTCGATCACGCAGCGCTCAAGGCCGCTGGCCTCGCACGCGGTGGCAAGAATGGCGTGCGCGTGCTCGGCAAGGGCGAGCTGACGGCCAAGCTGAACTTCACCGTCGCCGGCGTGTCTGCCAGCGCCCGTGAGGCGATCGAGAAGGCGGGTGGCTCCGTCTCGGTGATCGAGGTTGTTCCTGCTGCCGAAAAGGCTGCCGCGAAGAAGGGCAAGGCGCGCGAGGCGCGGCTCGCCGACAAGGCCGCCAAGCAGGGCAAGTAA
- the rplR gene encoding 50S ribosomal protein L18 has translation MSKGLSLFEKRRRRNRTALRARSGGRPRLSVHRSGKHIYAQVIDDAQGRTVASASTLQGHEGATSNVDAASAVGKRIAEAAKAAGVTQVVFDRGGFLFHGRVKALAEAAREAGLEF, from the coding sequence GTGAGCAAGGGCCTTTCGCTTTTCGAGAAGCGGCGTCGCCGCAACCGTACGGCGCTTCGTGCGCGCAGCGGTGGGCGTCCGCGCCTGTCGGTTCATCGTTCGGGCAAGCACATCTATGCCCAGGTGATCGACGATGCGCAGGGTCGCACCGTCGCCTCCGCCTCGACCCTGCAGGGCCACGAGGGCGCGACGTCGAACGTCGATGCGGCCTCGGCCGTGGGCAAGCGTATCGCCGAGGCCGCGAAGGCGGCTGGCGTCACGCAGGTCGTGTTCGATCGTGGCGGCTTCCTCTTTCACGGCCGGGTGAAGGCGCTGGCGGAAGCCGCGCGCGAAGCCGGACTGGAGTTCTAA
- a CDS encoding polysaccharide pyruvyl transferase family protein, with product MANLTIAAQVAEEIGLSPRFVIMGARDEAQPVIPLPGARCVPIDWRALRPGGALWRAMADVDCVLDIGAGDSFADIYGPRRFSFLLISKLLALARGKPLILSPQTIGPFTKRAYSRAASFVMGRSRAIFARDELSRDVARRMAPGTDVHLAVDVAFELPFEDRSHLRGGPLLRIGVNPSGLLFTEAEQGSNRFGLGYDYARFTRRLLTDLCSRDDVEVHLVPHATSNRDPSDDDGALCDRLAAEFPAAIRVPNFATPSAAKSHISSLDLLIGARMHACIAAFSSGVPVVPVAYSRKFGGLFGLLDYDTMIPVSGMNEDQAIALVLRSLTDRHALATAEAAGMARVRSLLQGYRDVLRTTFTAVGART from the coding sequence GTGGCCAATCTGACAATCGCGGCGCAGGTGGCGGAGGAGATTGGCCTCTCCCCGCGCTTCGTGATCATGGGTGCGCGGGATGAAGCTCAGCCGGTCATTCCTCTGCCGGGGGCGCGCTGTGTGCCGATCGACTGGCGGGCGCTTCGCCCCGGTGGCGCCCTCTGGCGGGCGATGGCGGATGTTGATTGCGTTCTGGATATCGGGGCAGGGGACAGCTTTGCCGATATCTATGGGCCGCGCCGCTTTTCCTTTCTCCTGATCAGCAAGCTGCTCGCCCTCGCCCGCGGCAAGCCGCTGATCTTATCGCCGCAGACGATCGGCCCTTTCACAAAGCGCGCCTATTCGCGGGCCGCGTCCTTCGTCATGGGGCGCAGCCGTGCCATCTTTGCGCGCGACGAGCTTTCCCGCGACGTTGCCCGTCGGATGGCGCCGGGCACCGACGTGCATCTTGCCGTCGATGTCGCGTTCGAGCTTCCGTTCGAGGACCGGTCGCACTTGCGCGGCGGGCCGCTGCTTCGCATCGGCGTGAACCCCTCCGGTCTGCTGTTCACCGAAGCAGAGCAGGGCAGCAACCGCTTCGGACTCGGCTATGATTATGCGCGCTTCACCCGTCGCCTGCTCACCGATCTGTGTTCGCGCGATGACGTGGAGGTTCACCTTGTTCCCCATGCCACCAGCAACAGGGACCCTTCGGATGATGACGGTGCCTTGTGCGATCGTCTCGCTGCCGAGTTCCCGGCCGCAATCCGCGTGCCGAACTTCGCCACGCCGTCAGCGGCGAAAAGTCACATCTCAAGCCTTGATCTGCTGATCGGGGCGCGAATGCATGCGTGTATCGCGGCATTTTCATCCGGCGTGCCGGTCGTCCCGGTGGCCTATAGCCGCAAATTCGGTGGGCTGTTCGGGCTGCTTGATTACGATACCATGATCCCGGTGAGCGGGATGAACGAAGACCAGGCGATCGCCCTGGTGCTGCGCTCGCTCACTGACCGACATGCCTTGGCAACGGCCGAAGCGGCGGGAATGGCGCGGGTCCGCAGCCTGCTGCAAGGCTATCGCGACGTTCTGCGCACCACATTTACCGCGGTGGGTGCGCGGACGTGA
- the rpsE gene encoding 30S ribosomal protein S5, translating to MADENNTEVQATAPEANAGAGEAPRGRGGRGRGGDRGGRGGRDGGRGRRDDRNRDEGGEELIEKLVHINRVSKTVKGGKRFGFAALVVVGDGKGRVGFGHGKAREVPEAISKATAAAKKAMVRVPLKEGRTLHHDGNGHFGAGRVTVRSAPQGTGIIAGGPMRAIFESLGVADVVTKSIGTSNPYNMIRATFEALNSQTSPKSVAQRRGKKIADLLGRGHGADAQTAAAEAAAVTE from the coding sequence ATGGCTGACGAGAACAACACCGAAGTGCAGGCGACGGCGCCTGAGGCGAATGCCGGTGCCGGTGAGGCTCCGCGCGGTCGCGGTGGTCGCGGCCGTGGCGGTGACCGTGGTGGTCGCGGCGGACGTGATGGCGGCCGTGGCCGTCGTGATGACCGCAACCGGGACGAGGGCGGTGAAGAGCTGATCGAGAAGCTCGTTCACATCAACCGCGTGTCCAAGACGGTGAAGGGCGGTAAGCGCTTCGGCTTCGCAGCGCTGGTCGTCGTTGGTGACGGCAAGGGCCGCGTGGGCTTCGGCCACGGCAAGGCGCGCGAAGTGCCGGAAGCGATTTCCAAGGCCACGGCCGCTGCCAAGAAGGCAATGGTTCGCGTTCCGCTGAAGGAAGGCCGCACGCTGCACCATGATGGCAATGGCCATTTCGGTGCAGGCCGCGTAACCGTTCGCTCGGCGCCGCAGGGTACCGGCATCATCGCCGGCGGTCCGATGCGTGCGATTTTCGAATCGCTGGGCGTCGCCGACGTGGTGACCAAGTCGATCGGCACGTCGAACCCGTACAACATGATCCGCGCCACCTTCGAGGCGCTGAACAGCCAGACTTCGCCGAAGTCGGTTGCGCAGCGTCGTGGCAAGAAGATCGCCGACCTGCTCGGTCGCGGCCATGGCGCTGATGCGCAGACCGCCGCTGCCGAAGCCGCGGCCGTCACGGAGTAA
- the rpsK gene encoding 30S ribosomal protein S11 — protein sequence MAQAPQRIRRRERKNITAGVAHVNASFNNTMITITDAQGNAISWSSAGMMGFKGSRKSTPYAAQVAAEDAGKKAAEHGVRTLEVEVKGPGSGRESALRALQAVGFQITSIRDVTSIPHNGVRPSKRRRV from the coding sequence ATGGCACAGGCACCGCAGCGTATTCGCCGTCGCGAGCGCAAGAACATCACCGCAGGCGTGGCGCACGTCAACGCCAGCTTCAACAACACCATGATCACGATCACCGACGCGCAGGGTAATGCGATCAGCTGGTCGTCGGCCGGCATGATGGGCTTCAAAGGTTCGCGTAAGTCGACCCCTTATGCCGCCCAGGTCGCCGCCGAGGACGCCGGCAAGAAGGCCGCCGAGCACGGCGTTCGTACCCTTGAGGTCGAGGTGAAGGGTCCGGGTTCGGGCCGCGAGTCGGCGCTTCGCGCGCTGCAGGCGGTTGGTTTTCAGATCACGTCGATCCGCGACGTGACCTCGATCCCGCACAATGGTGTGCGTCCGTCGAAGCGCCGCCGCGTCTGA
- the rpsH gene encoding 30S ribosomal protein S8 has product MAVTDPLGDLLTRIRNGQRARKDSVVSPASKLRTRVLDVLQREGYIRGYSEEDLGPVKGVRIELKYFEGQPAIKHVARVSKPGRRIYSGSQDLPRVMNGLGITIVSTPRGVLSDAEAREQNVGGEVLAEVF; this is encoded by the coding sequence ATGGCAGTGACCGATCCCCTGGGTGACCTGCTCACCCGCATCCGCAATGGCCAGCGCGCGCGCAAGGACAGCGTCGTATCGCCGGCTTCCAAGCTGCGGACCCGCGTGCTCGACGTGCTTCAGCGCGAAGGCTACATTCGTGGCTATAGCGAGGAAGATCTGGGCCCCGTGAAGGGCGTCCGTATCGAGCTGAAGTATTTCGAGGGCCAGCCGGCGATCAAGCATGTCGCCCGCGTCTCGAAGCCTGGTCGTCGCATCTACAGCGGGTCGCAGGACCTGCCGCGCGTGATGAATGGCCTGGGCATCACCATCGTCTCGACGCCGCGCGGCGTGCTTTCCGATGCGGAAGCACGTGAGCAGAACGTCGGCGGCGAAGTGCTGGCGGAGGTGTTCTGA